The following is a genomic window from Paenibacillus sp. FSL R5-0766.
TTCACGATGACGGATCGGGAGATGAGCGATATTGTGCAGCTAGAAATTACACTTCGTACACATCGCACAGCTACCGTATTTCGTTTTCTGGACCCCGTCTGGACTCGAGTTAAGGAACTTCTGCAAGAAGGAAAAGACCAGGGATTGTTTCAGATTGAGTCCGTAACTTATGCGATGCTTCAGGTGATGGGTGTGGCCTTGGCACACAAACGGGCCAAGAATTCACGGTTTGGCTTTGAATATCAGGATATGAATACAGACGAACTCGCTGAGCAGACAATTGAGTTCGTACTTCGAGGATTGGGAGTGAACAGCCATGAATGAAACCATTGAGTTAATGATGAAACACCGCTCTGTACGCAAATTCAAGCCAGACCCGGTGAGTGATGAGCAGCTTGCAGCCATCGTAGCAGCGGGTCAGATGGCTTCTTCTTCAAGTAGTGTACAAGCCTATACCGTCATTGCTGTGACTGACATAGAGCAGAAATCCAAGCTGGCTGAATTGGCAGGCAATCAGGCCTACGTCAATGAATGTCCGGTGTTTCTCGTATGGTGTGCTGATCTGTATCGGCTGAGTGATGCTGCGAAACGTCATCTTCCTGAAAAGGAATCGTATGCTGATTCAACAGAGAATTTCATGGTAGCCACGATTGATGCTGCTCTGGCTTCCCAGAATGCCGCTCTTGCAGCGGAGTCACTAGGATTCGGAATCGTATATATTGGGGGGCTTCGTACCCGGATTGAGGAAGTAGCTGAGTTGCTGGATTTGCCGGAAGGAGTATATCCGGTGTATGGCATGTGCATTGGTGTTGCAGATCAGGAAACGGGAATTCGGCCGCGTCTGCCGCTGGATGCAGTCCTGCATCATAATCGTTATAATGCCGAGCAGAGCATCAAAGGTGTTGAGCAGTATGATGAGACAACGACGGCGTACATGAAAGAACGGACTAACGGTGAACGAACGACCCCATGGTCCGAACTGATGGCGAAGCGCCTGACTGAGCCGACAAGGTTGCAAGTGAGACCGTTCCTGGAAGGCAAAGGATTCTTGAAGCGTTAAGTTGAACTGAAGGTAGTTACACTTGCCACTCCGATGACAGAACAACCTTCCGATCGCTGTTATCCCCAGATTTTTTGATCCAATTTTTGTGAAGGTGAAAATCTAGTGATAGCGTATGCTTCCGAAGTAGCTTTCTTGCAGAAAGCTTTTAGGCGAACGCTGCTTCCTCAGGTTATTTCTGTCCTCTACGTTCCTGTGTAAAAATTTAGTTCAACTGATATATAATAGTAGACTAGAAGTCAGTCGGTGGCGAAGCCGACTGGCTTCTTTGTGCTGTGCTGGCAGGGCAAGCGAGAGTACTTGCTGTTACCTGATTGTACTTAAGTTAAGCCATAGAAACGCTTTGTGTTCTGATAAAAGAGCCGGGCGGCCCGCTCGGTTCCCATACCGGTGATCTCACTCCATGCCTGGATAACCTGTCTGGTCATGGCCGGGTGTGTCATTCGTCCCTGAAACGGCCCTTCGAAGGGCCAAGGTCCATCGGTCTCGGCCATCACTTGCTCCGATGGATATTGCCGGGCGAGTTCACGAATCTCTTCTTCGTAATGAATATCTGGCGTGAAAGAGATGAAATAGCCATTATCAGCCATGCGTCTAATGGTTTCGCGAGAACCCTTGAACCAGTGGAAATGGGCGCGTCGGAACTGATTTTGCTCCAGCAAATCACAGACGATATCCGCATCTTCGTATACCGCATGAAGGACAAGTGGTTTGTTGTGCTTTTTGGCGAGCTGGATGAAACGTTCAAGCAACTCGATATACCCGCTCTGATCGAAGCGCTGCCCTGCCTTCTCCGCTTCCTGACGGTTGTAATAGGGAAGACCGATCTCTCCGATGGCTATAGCTTGTCCGATATGCTCTTCGATCCATTGGAAGAACAGATTCATTTCTGCAACGGACGGCAGTTCCTGTTCTGGATGGAAACCGAAGGCTGGATAGATGTTACGTGGATGTTGTTTTGCAAGCTCCAGATTGGCCTGGGCAGAAGCGAGATTCATGGACACGGCGATGACTGCCTCGACTTGTTGAGACGGGAAAGATAACAGCATCTCGCGTTGTTCGTCAGGGGTATACTGATCGAAGTGAATATGAGCATCAATTAATGGTGCAAAAGCTTGAGAATGCACGAGGGAATTCCTCCTTGTGGTCATTTATATTCTAACTATGTTACGCAGAATTCCTTGTGGTGGATCACCCATTAAAGGAAAATAATAACTTAAAAACCCGCACTATCAAGATAGGCGGGCTTTCTGCTGTTCTTCTCTCATCCACTGTGCAATCTGCCGTTTACGCTCCAGAAAAGCGGATTGCTCCGTAATTTCTTCTCGTCTTGGGCGATCAAAAGGAACATGTACCTCGTGCAACACCGTTGCAGGTCGGTTGGATAACACATAGACCCGATCCGCTAGCAGCAATGCTTCTTCGATATTATGGGTGATGAACAGCACCGAGCGGCGGTTCTGTTCCCAGATATCGAGCAGCCAGCGCTGCATGTCACTACGTGTCAGTGCATCCAGCGCGCTGAAAGGTTCGTCCAGCAGCATGAGTTCCTGCGGACTGAGCAGGGCGCGCAAAAATGCCGCACGCTGCTGCATTCCGCCCGACAGCATATGAGGGTATGCCTGCTCGAATCCGGCAAGACCCACGCTACTTAACCACTTACGAGCTTCTGCAAGTGCTTCGGCCCGAGGGGGAGCGCTTGAAGCTACTTCACCAGCAAGCAGTACATTGTCTTCAATGGTACGCCACGGGAAAAGAGCAGGCTGTTGTGGCATATAACTAATCTTGCCACGCTGTCCCGTTACATTCTGACCGTTCATAAGTACTTGGCCTTCCTGTGGCTTAAGCAGACCACCGATGATATGGAAAAGGGTGCTTTTACCACAGCCGGATGGCCCAACGATAGCGACAAACTCGCCTTGCTCCACGGTCAGGGACAGGCCGTTCAGAACCGGTAACCTGCTTCGCCGTTCGCGGAATGAAGCATGAACGTCAACGACGTCCAATGCAGGCGGAACCGGAGCAGTATTGGCAGGTCGATCAGGGGTAGCCGGGTGAAGCTTTTCACCGTGCTTTGGCTCCATTGCGCGTGCTCCTCGTTCAGGCTGGTCGTGTTCGTCCTGTTGCCAATTCATATGGTCATCACTTCCTAATATACAGATTACTTCTTTACTATCGCTTCTGTGGCCGCCAGCGCACGAGAAGCTTCTCCAGCAGGGCAATGAACAGGAAGAGCAGCAAGCTGAGCGCGACAATAATCATAATCGCCACGAATAAACGATCGGTGCGATAAGCTGACTTTTGCAGCATCATATAATAACCAATACCCTTGTCTGCGCCAATCCATTCGGCGATGATGGCTCCCATCACACTATAGGTAGCGGCGATTTTGACACCGGAGAACACGGATGGCAACGCATGGGGGAGCTCCAGCTTCCAGAAGATATGATGACGTTTCGCACCAGCCATGCGCATATAGTTCATCATGGCCGCGTCAGTACGGGTCAAGCCGTCCATAGCCGCCACCGCAACGGGGAAGAAACAGACCAGGATGATCGTAATCAGCTTGGGCAGCAGCCCGAATCCGAACCAGATTAACAGGAGCGGTGCGAGCGCGATGGTCGGGATATTTTGACTAAGAATAAGTAAAGGATACAGGGCTGACTTGAGAAAAGGGACCAAATGCAGCACCATCGCAATCAGCAATCCGACCGCCGTGCCAGCCGCGAATCCGATCAGCGTTAACTGAATGGTTGCGGAGGCGTGCATGCCAAGTCGCTCGGCCTGAGTTGCCGCTTCGCGGGCGATGTCGGACGGTGCAGGCAGCATCCATTTCTCAATATGGAAGAGGGAGACGGCTCCCTGCCATATCGCTATAAAGAGAATAACCGCCACAATGGGCGGCCATACACTTTTGAAATAGGCATGCATTAGCGATACTTCTCCGTCAGGGTATCCATGCTGAAGCCAGTAGGGCTATGGGCAATTTTGATCTGGGAGATGATGCTTGGGCTGCCAGCCTCCACAAGTACCTCGTGCATTTTACGGACAACCTCCAGCAGTTCCTCCAGTTCCCCCTCGATCGTGGTGTCGAGTGCGTTCACCTGATATTTCAGGCCGGATTGCTGAATAACTTCAATGGCGCGATCTACGTAAGGATAAGAGTTCTCGCCATTTGGCGTTTTCGGGATAACCTGAATGCTAAGTAATGTGCTTGCCATGAGAGATCACGGCTCCTTTCGTGATAAATTGCATGAATTGAACCAGGTTTACACTTATCACTCCGATTGCAGTACCCTCTTCCGATCACTGTTATCCCCGGATTTCTTTAATGAATTCTAATGGAGGAAATCCGGGGATAAAGGTGAGCGCTTCGCTTCTTCAGATGGGTTCTGCACTCTTCGTTCTTGTGTAAAAAAGTTAAACTTAAGCAATTTTTATTGGGGTAAAAACGCGTTCGTATATGCCTTGCTCACATCGATCTGTTCATCCAGCAGTTTTTTGCTAAACATCCAGTCAGTGTAGTTTTGCCACACTTCCTGTTTTTGTTCTCCCCAGCGCGGGGCGTCATCTGTGTACTTTGGACTAAGCCATTTCTGGCTTGCCAGTACCAATTCCTTATCCAGATCCGGTACGGCCTTGATCAGAATGTTTGCTGCGTCTTCGGGATGATCAATTGCGTATTGATACCCTTCGGAGGTGGCTTTCAGGAATGCTTTCACCAACTCGGGGTCGTTTTGGATCGTCTGCTCGTTGGTTACGAGGACAGGCGTGTAGTAATCCAATGCATCTGAATAATCCTTCACATATAACATGTCGATTGGTTCCCCGCGCAGTTCGGCTTCAATACCCGTCCAGGCGTAGAAAATCCACGCAAAATCAATATCCCGTTTCACTGCGGTGAAAAAGTCAGCGTCACCCATGTTAATATTTTTCACTTTCGATACATCAGCTCCGTCGCCTTCCATAATGGATTGCATCACGGCTTCTTCCACAGGGGAACCCCAACCGCCATAGGTTTTACCTTCAAAGTCTTTCGGTGACTTGATATTCCGATCCGCCGGAGCAGCGAAACCAGATGTATTATGCTGAATAACTGCTGCGATGGAGACCAATGGAACACCCTGTGTGCGGGCTTGAGTTACACTCTCCTGATAACTTACGCCAAAAGGCACTTCATTGGAGGCAACCATCGTATCTGCGCCACCGGCACCTGGTTGTACAATCTCCACGTTCAAGCCTTCGGCCTTGTAAAAACCTTGATCTACAGCCGCATACAGGCCGGTATGATTCGTATTTGGTGTCCAGTCGAGCACCACTTTAATATCTTTCAGGGCGGCAGTGTCACCTTCGTTGCTGCTTTCCGTATTTGTGTTGCCGTTCTGCCCAGCTGGGGCAGCTTCTTTGCCACCACATGCGGCTACAGTCACCATAAGCACGCATAAGAGCAACAATCCCATCGTTTTACGCCATTTCATCTGTGGTTCTCTCCTTCGGTATGTCCGGCCGATTGGCCCGGGGTACTCCTTGGCTTCATATCCAATCATCTTGCATAAATCGACAGATTTATACCAGTTGAGATCTGGATAACGTCACTTTTTTTAGCTCTCTGGCTATATAAAAGAACATTAAAAAAGCGTCCCGTATTCCGGGACGCGTGCAGGCGTTAGAGAGGTGGCGTTCAGCCATAGGGCTGTGCCATTTCGATATACTCCGATTCCTACGCTGGCATAATCCAGATCAGGTCTAAGGGTTAGTATCTTGGTGGGATACACTCTCAGCCGGCCAATTCCGACTCCCCTGGGAAACTATGAAGTTACGGGCATTACTAGGTGTAATTATAGGCCAGCAGGTGGAACGTGTCCAGTCAGGAACTGGATGGGGACACGTATGAAATTATCAAACAGGCCGTTATACATATGTATATCAGCCTGTTTAGATGTGTTATTTTCAATAATTATCGTGGCGAATCATATAAGGAAATCTGGCTGATTGCAAAAGCATCGAGTGGGCCATAGCCTCAGTGCTGAGGATCTGGAAGGTTTCCAACAAAAACTTGGATCAAATCCGATGTTTGATATCTCATCGCATCAGGGCTGCTTTCCCTATTTCAGTGATCAGCTTTTGATCGTTTGACCTTGACCGGAGACGCTTGCTTCATTTAAACAACATAATTTAGATACAAAAGGAGATAGTACTGCTATATAAATAATTATTTTTTACATATGGGGGCGTACTGAATGATCCTTAAAACCATATTCGCAATTATTCTGTCCTATTGTGTCTACGTTTTTTTCACAGCTTACCTTTTATTTTTGGTTCCGTCTCCATCTACTATTGAAAATACGGATATGCAAAAATTGTTAACAGCAGGAAGTACGACAGATCGCGTACTGCTCTTGGAGGACGGCTTTCAATCCGGTCAGGTGAGAATCCAGACCATTCGAGAGGCGAAAACAAGCATCGACCTGGCTTATTACTCCATCCAAAAAGGAAAAACATCTCAACTCTTTTTTGCTGCTTTATTCGATGCGGCTGATCGGGGTGTTCATGTTCGAATCATTTTAGACGGGATTTTTCACAACATGCGCGGAGAATTGCGTGATATTCCAGATGCCATTGCAGCTCACCCCAATGTGGAGTTAAGGTATTATGAACCACTCAACATAGTTATGCCATGGACATGGCATAACCGTCTGCATGACAAGATCTTTCTTGTCGACAACACATATGGCATCATTGGCGGCCAAAATATTGGTGATAGATACATGGCATTGCAACCCAAAAAAGACTATGTATTCGATCGGGATGTCCTTGTTTACAATCCAAACCATAATAAAAACAGCACGGTTGTTGAAATGAAAAAATATATAGATCGGTTATGGGAACATCCATTCACCAAACCAGAAAAACATGCCAAACGTCAGCATCATACAAAGGGGTTACAAGAGCTGGATCAGCTGGCTGAGTTATATAAAAAAGCTCAGGCTGAGAGCGATCCTTTTGTTAAAGTGTTGCCGAAGGAATGGGCTCAAGGGGCTCTTCGTTCCGACCACGTCGCTTTCATTCACAATCCAATCCAGAGGCTGTATAAAGACCCGACCATGTGGAGAGCATTTGTTCATTTCGCCAATCAAGCAAAGTCGAAAGTGTACCTTCAGACGCCATATGCCATTCCTACCAAGAAAATGAAGAAAGCCGTACATCTGTCGATGAATCCAAAAGCAGAATGGGTCATGTTAACCAATTCAATCCAGCAGACCCCTAACCCTTTGGCTTTCGCGGGATACTTAAGCTCTAAGAAACGGTTGCTTGATACCAATCTGGCCATTTATGAATACCAAGGCCCTTATTCCATACACGGCAAATCATTTGTCATGGATGATTACCTCAGCATGGTTGGTTCGTATAACCTTGATCCCAGATCCGCCTTTCTAAATACCGAATCTGCTGTGGTCATTTCTGGTTCTGCATTCGCCAACGAACTAACAGAAGCTATGGATATCAAACGTACACTTAGTACACGTGTGAATAAAGGTGAGCAACTAGCAGAATCTACGAATCAGAAAGGCTCTGTTTTCAAACGAATGGCAATCACAGCTTTATCCAAACTGTCTTTTCTCTGGAGATTTCTGTTGTAGGAAAGAACCAGCTATTAGATATAGCTACTTCCATAAATTTTAATTTGGAAAAATCAGATTTGTTCACAGAATGTTCACTTATGTGGAGGGTTTCCTCATCTCTATAATTACGAAGGTAAACAGAGAGGATGAGAGAATTGCCAACAAGCAAGAAGGAACAAATTATTTTCGGATTAATGATGTGTACAGGAATGGTTGTCGTCATGATGACATTCAATTTATGGCATAGTGGGTTACTCGGTAAGATGTCCCCGCTTGAGATACTGCTTCAATTCATATTATGTTTTGTCATCGCGTTTGTGGTAGAGTCCTTCATTGTCGGACCTATAGCGAGAAAGATTGCTTTTTCCTTACCCTTTGACAAGTCCAACAAAATTCTGGGTGTACTCGCCATGTCATTTTTTATGGTGATTGGCATGGTTCTGATCATGTCCTTGTATGGGATGGTTTCAGCATATCTCGCTGATCAATTAAGTGGGTCATCCGTACTCCGTACGTATCTCCATACCATTGCTCGTAACTTCAGCCTTGCGCTTCCATATCAGTTAATCATTCTGGGACCGCTCGTCCGATATGTATTCGGTAAATTCATCAAGGATAACGGGCCCGTAATGCCTGTCGTTAACAAAAGTGTGTGATTCGGCTGGCCCTAAGTATTTCCTGGGCAATCGTGTGCAAATGAATAGATCGTATTCTTACCTGTAATGAAAGGTGATCTGAGGCAAAGATAGGATACTTTCCACCACGATTACAGCGCTAACGAATCGAGAACATCTTATTAGGCCAATTTTTAGGGAATAAAAAATCTAACGAATCTCAGCGGGTTATTATGATAAAAAACTGCAACGAGACCTTGAATTTGAGATAATTATCTATAATAACGTCTCTAGGATTCGTTAGATTTCAAATATCCTAAAATGCAGATAAATAACGTGTGCTAGGTTCTTTATACAAAGTAACGCTACAAAAAAATGTCCACCGTCAGGTCATGACAGTAGACATTACAATTTCTTTAATAGGTATTTCTAATCCTCAGGACTGGATCAACACAGAACTGTTAAGTCGCAGAATTGGCTATATGTTTGTTCTGCCATTGATACGTGATTACGCTAATGACAAGCAGGCCAACTGCAAAGATCGCAAGCATCCATGCAGACTGATTAACCGCCAGATGATCAAGACTCCATCCCGTAGTCAAAGGCAGAATGGCACCGCCAACCCCACCTGAGGCAATCAAAATGCTGGGTGTGGATTCTTCTGTTCCGGGCAGCAGTTTACTGGCAAAGACAAGGGCAATGGAGAATATCCCTGACATCGCCAGTCCAAGCAGTAAGATGATGAGAAATGAAGACCAGATTTGGTTTGTAAATGGAAATACCATTAACAAAAGAACAGATGCAAGACAACTGTACAGAACATAGACGCGGTATTGGAATTTCTCTGCGATATACCCGGCGAAGAGTCGTCCCACGGACATGGCAATCCAGAAACAGGTGACACTAAGGGCTGCTCCGGCTTCCTTCATGTTCATTTTCTCAATCAGGATCGCCGGCATGAAGTTCGCAAGACTCATCTCTGTGCCAACATAGAGGAAGAAGAACAGAACGAATAATACCAGAAGAGTCCTGTTACGGCCACGATAGGTTGGACTGGATGTACTTGCAGATGCGGGATGCATCTCACCCGATGTCCCAGCAGAGTGCGTATTTACGGAAGCATGATTTGAACTCTGTCGCTCCAGAAACTTATCGAGTTCACCGAATGATCCTTTCGCCCAGAAAACAAAGGTCAGCGCTGCGCAGATCGCAACAACGAGAAAGGAGAGACGCCAGTATCCGGCAGCAATCAGACCGCTTGCAATGAGCGGCATGACCATCGCCCCAATCCCGAATAACACTTCCAGTCGACTCATGGCAACGGCTGTATTGTCTTTGATTGCAGCGATGATAATGGTGCCAATAACAGCTTCAACCATTCCGAATCCAAAGCCGGCCGCGGGTGCAATGACGAACATCCAGCCCCATGGTGGCAGCAGCATGTAGGATAATTCTGCAATACAGAGCAACGCTGTGGCGATTAACAGGCCTCCCCGTTTACCAAAGCGTCTGTTCAGCCATGGAGATAACAATACACCACCCAGGAATCCGGCAAATTGAGCAAAGATCAGCGTTCCGCCTTGGCTATAATCTTTGCCGTAATGTTCAAGTGCAACCGGTAGAATGGAACCGAGCACAACGTGGGCAAGTCCAATCAGGAAATAGGACAGACATCCGATCCAAAGTAATTTTTTCATAAAGAACTCCTTCTACTTATATACATAAATTGAGGATCACAATAAAGCGCAATCTTGAAGACAAAGTCTATCATAACAGGACATGTTAAGTTGTGCCATGAATTCCTGATCAATACAGAAGGTTGCAATTAGGTCCGGCGTTCGTATATACTGAGACACAACAATTACAGATCGGAACATGCCGTTGAAGAGCATCCAACTCGGAGGCGTTTTCGCCAGGGGAGCGATATTTCCCCAAGTTAACCGGAACCGCCCGTTATCGCGGACCAAGAGGCTGGAAGCAGGATATCCTGATTCAGCAAGTTGGGTGGCACCGCGAGCAGAGCGCTCCTCGTCCCAAGGGATGAGGGCGCTCTTTGTATTTTTACAGCCAAAGGAGACGGTGACCATGTTAGAAATGAAGTGGATTCGTGCACATGCAGAAGAGGTTCAGGCCGCAGCAGACGGGAAAAAAATCAAGATCAACATTCGCACATTGTTAGAGCGGGATGAAGAACGTAGAACACTTTTGCGGGAAATTGAAGAAGGTCGCAGGTTGCGCAATACGTTATCTGCTGATATTGGCAGACTCATGCAAGCCGGGAATCGGGAACAGGCCGAGGGTTTGCGGGCTCAGGTTAAACAGATCAATGAACAGTTGGAACATGTGGAAGCGAGGCTCGCCCCTGTGCAGGAGGAAGTAACCAAGCTGCAATGGCTGGTACCCAATATCGTATCCCCGGATACCCCCAATGGCTCGTCGGACGCAGACAATGTAGAGCTGCGACGTGTGGGAGAGGTGCCAACGTTCGAGTATAACATCAAAGATCACGTGGAACTTGGGGAGTTGCATGATCTCATCGATATTCCCCGTGGAGTTAAGATTGGCGGGACGCGAAGTTATGTATTAAAAGGTGCTGGCCTGTTATTACATCGGGCAGTACAGCAACTTGCGCTGGATCTGTTGCTGAAGCACGGGTTTACACCGATGGAGGTACCGCTGATGGTCAGGGAGGATGCGTTGGTGAACACCGGATTCTTCCCAACCGGACTAGATCAGGTCTATGAACTCGAAGGGGAGAACAAGTGGCTGGTGGGAACTTCTGAAGTGCCGCTGGTCTCGTATTATGCGGATGAGATTGTCGATGTTCAAGAGCCTGTGAAGCTGGCCGCGGTATCGACGTGTTTCCGCAGTGAAGTTGGCTCCGGCGGACGGGATGTACGCGGATTATACCGTGTGCACCAATTTGCCAAAGTTGAGCAGGTCATTCTCTGTGCTCCTGATGCGGAAGAATCGGAGCGCATGTTGCAAGAGATTACAGGACACGCCGAAGAATTGCTGCAATTACTGGAACTGCCGTATCGTGTTGTCGCTGTATGTACCGGGGATATGTCGCAGAAAACGTACAAACAGTATGACATCGAGACGTGGATGCCAAGCCGCGGTGCATATGGAGAAACGCATTCGTCGTCGAATCTGCATGATTTTCAGGCGCGGCGTTCGAATATTCGTTGCTTGGATGCCGAAGGCAAGTTGGCGTATTGTCACACACTGAATAATACGGCGGTGGCATCGCCGCGTATCCTGATACCGTTGCTTGAGAATCATCAGCAGGAGGATGGAAGCATTCACATTCCGGTAGCCCTGCGGCCCTATATGGGCGGGGCCGAGAGCTTGATTTTGCCAGAGCAGGATGCAGTGAAGTAGAGAGGTTAGGTAACGCTTTAGTAATTCAAAAAGGGGATGTTCCACACGTCATGTTGTATGTGACGATGGAACATCCCCTTTTAAACTGAAATAGTATTTACATAAACCAAGCTCCTACTATGTTGGGCGAGATTCAAAGGTTTTTATAACGATTACACGCTGATCTTATGAATTGTTCCAAGACTCTCACTTATGACATTCAACTTTATGCAATTCGTATCCGATATAATATAATAGAAGTAAAATATTGGATTATGGGAGATGGATATTGAAATGAATAGAATCAAACTGGCGCTTCGAGGCACACTTGCTCTAATGATTGCATTGACCGTACTGGTCCCTTCGTTGGCTTTGGCGGCTACCGGTGACGTGACATCGATTGAAATTACCAATAGCAGCCCGCAGAAGATGAGCGTTTCCGAGACAGCTAAGCTTCAGGTGATGGCAACCGTAGAAGGTTTTGATAACAAACAGGATGTTACCGAAGGTGTCACATGGTCCACCAGCAATGCAACAGTTGCGACGATGGTGAAAGGTAAAGTCAAGGCCGTGGCCGCGGGCGAAGCAACCATTTTTGCACAGGTAGACGGGGCTAAAGCTCAGTTGGTTGTCCAAGTTCAGGAGAAGATCAAAAGCATCAAAGCTTCACCGAAATCCTACAGTTTTGTTAAAGGCAGTGAAAGCACCCTTCCGAAAGTAAGCATTACCCGTGCGAATGGTAAGGAAGAGGATGTGACGTCTGAGATTGTATGGTCCGTATCCACTTCTTCGGCTGTCCTGGAAAACGGTAAAATCAAAGGCATTACACCCGGTAGAGTATTGCTGCAAGGCAAATACGGAACAACGATTGTGAAAGTCCCCGTTGCAGTAACGGACGAGATTACCAAAGTCGAGGTTACCCCTGCAACTATGCAGCTGAACATCAAGAAGTCCAAAGCGTTGAAGGTGATCGGCACCTACGCAAACGGCAAAACGATCAACCTTTCGAAACAAGTGATATGGACCTCTTCCAATACAAATGTAGCTATCGTGAAAAATGGAGCAGTCAAGACGCTGACTGAGGGACAAGCCACCTTGACAGGAACTTATCAAAATCAGACAATAAAGGCAGAGGTTACCGTTGTACCTTTGCTCAAAAAGTTGATTACAGGCCAGAAAAAACTGGTTTTGTCCCCACAGGGAAGCACAACGCTGAGTGTGATGGCCCAGTATGATACGGGTAAAACCACTGTTGTGACGAACAGCGCGGTGTGGAGAAGCACAAAGCCGGGCGTAGCGACAGTTACAAATGGCAAGATCGTGGCTGTAGGCAAAGGGAAAACGTCCATCACGGCCAAGTGGGGCAACAAAAAAGTGACGATCCCTGTTACGGTAAAATAAATCTTCATATAATGAAGTGCTTTTCATCAATTCAAACATAAAGTTAAATAGCATTATATGATCAAGGGTATCAGACAATTAGGGGCGTAGACATACGCTCCTTTTTGGATATATAGAAATCAATATAAATTGAACTAAACATTTACACAAAACGGAGAGGAC
Proteins encoded in this region:
- a CDS encoding MFS transporter, whose product is MKKLLWIGCLSYFLIGLAHVVLGSILPVALEHYGKDYSQGGTLIFAQFAGFLGGVLLSPWLNRRFGKRGGLLIATALLCIAELSYMLLPPWGWMFVIAPAAGFGFGMVEAVIGTIIIAAIKDNTAVAMSRLEVLFGIGAMVMPLIASGLIAAGYWRLSFLVVAICAALTFVFWAKGSFGELDKFLERQSSNHASVNTHSAGTSGEMHPASASTSSPTYRGRNRTLLVLFVLFFFLYVGTEMSLANFMPAILIEKMNMKEAGAALSVTCFWIAMSVGRLFAGYIAEKFQYRVYVLYSCLASVLLLMVFPFTNQIWSSFLIILLLGLAMSGIFSIALVFASKLLPGTEESTPSILIASGGVGGAILPLTTGWSLDHLAVNQSAWMLAIFAVGLLVISVITYQWQNKHIANSAT
- the serS gene encoding serine--tRNA ligase gives rise to the protein MLEMKWIRAHAEEVQAAADGKKIKINIRTLLERDEERRTLLREIEEGRRLRNTLSADIGRLMQAGNREQAEGLRAQVKQINEQLEHVEARLAPVQEEVTKLQWLVPNIVSPDTPNGSSDADNVELRRVGEVPTFEYNIKDHVELGELHDLIDIPRGVKIGGTRSYVLKGAGLLLHRAVQQLALDLLLKHGFTPMEVPLMVREDALVNTGFFPTGLDQVYELEGENKWLVGTSEVPLVSYYADEIVDVQEPVKLAAVSTCFRSEVGSGGRDVRGLYRVHQFAKVEQVILCAPDAEESERMLQEITGHAEELLQLLELPYRVVAVCTGDMSQKTYKQYDIETWMPSRGAYGETHSSSNLHDFQARRSNIRCLDAEGKLAYCHTLNNTAVASPRILIPLLENHQQEDGSIHIPVALRPYMGGAESLILPEQDAVK
- a CDS encoding Ig-like domain-containing protein yields the protein MNRIKLALRGTLALMIALTVLVPSLALAATGDVTSIEITNSSPQKMSVSETAKLQVMATVEGFDNKQDVTEGVTWSTSNATVATMVKGKVKAVAAGEATIFAQVDGAKAQLVVQVQEKIKSIKASPKSYSFVKGSESTLPKVSITRANGKEEDVTSEIVWSVSTSSAVLENGKIKGITPGRVLLQGKYGTTIVKVPVAVTDEITKVEVTPATMQLNIKKSKALKVIGTYANGKTINLSKQVIWTSSNTNVAIVKNGAVKTLTEGQATLTGTYQNQTIKAEVTVVPLLKKLITGQKKLVLSPQGSTTLSVMAQYDTGKTTVVTNSAVWRSTKPGVATVTNGKIVAVGKGKTSITAKWGNKKVTIPVTVK